The following DNA comes from Teredinibacter haidensis.
CGTTTATTTCATTATTCATTCATAATTATGATGCATATACGTTTTTCGATATTTTCAAATAATGCCATGAATTTTATGGGGATGACATTTACTTTCTCGGTAACATTTCGAGAGCATAGAAAGAACGAAGTTTAGCCAATTTTAATGTACGCGATAGTTACTAATTTATGGCATTAAGCCTTCATCGTCCGTGAATTCATAAGTTGAAGACATAAAAAGCCCGAGCGGGGGCCCAGTGGGTAGCGTGTGAGTTTTTATATACATTGACGTCTAGAGCAATCAGAGGCGGGAAGGGGGAGCATAGCGAGGCGATGGGATAGGCAGAACCGTTAGATATTTCTCTATCTGAACCCTGATAAAGGCGCGGGCTTTACCTCCAGATCCAGAATAGGTCGTTACAGGTCATTTTCTCGCGCACAGTAAAACGCCCCGACCATTTCTGATCGAGGCGTTTTTGTTTGAAGCCTGACGATGACCTACTCTCACATGGCGAAGCGCCACACTACCATCGGCGATGCATCGTTTCACGTCTGAGTTCGGGATGGGATCAGGTGGTTCCAATGCTCTATTGTCGTCAGGCAAACCAGTATCACTTCAACTCTTTTCAGCGGTTAACTACTGGCCTCCAACTTAACAGGAGACTTATCGGAAATTGCGACGAACAATTTCAGTGAAATAAGGGGAAATGAAAGAAGTTTTCAACACTGATTTAAGCGTTTAAGTATCTTATCCAGCTGTTATTAAACAGCACTCGATGAATGAGTAGTCACTCAATTATCGCTTGGAATTGTAACGTCTGATGTTTTCTTCATCAGTTTTGTCGACTTAACTTATTCTCAGCGATGACACAGTCATCTCTGTTATATGGTCAAGCCTCACGGGCAATTAGTATCGGTTAGCTCAACGCCTCACAGCGCTTCCACACCCGACCTATCAACGTCATAGTCTTTAACGGCCCTTCAGGGGGTCAAGCCCCAGGGAAAGCTTATCTTGAAGGAGGCTTCCCGCTTAGATGCTTTCAGCGGTTATCCCTTCCGAACGTAGCTACCGGGCAATGCCATTGGCATGACAACCCGAACACCAGAGGTTCGTTCACTCCGGTCCTCTCGTACTAGGAGCAACTCTTCTCAACTTTCCAACGCCCACGGCAGATAGGGACCGAACTGTCTCACGACGTTCTAAACCCAGCTCGCGTACCACTTTAAATGGCGAACAGCCATACCCTTGGGACCGGCTTCAGCCCCAGGATGTGATGAGCCGACATCGAGGTGCCAAACACCGCCGTCGATGTGAACTCTTGGGCGGTATCAGCCTGTTATCCCCGGAGTACCTTTTATCCGTTGAGCGATGGCCCTTCCATACAGAACCACCGGATCACTATGACCTACTTTCGTACCTGCTCGACTTGTCAGTCTCGCAGTCAAGCTGGCTTGTGCCATTACACTAACCTCATGATTTCCGACCATGATTAGCCAACCTTCGTGCTCCTCCGTTACTCTTTGGGAGGAGACCGCCCCAGTCAAACTACCCACCATGCACTGTCCCCAATCCCGATAAGGGACCTAGGTTAGAACCTCAAACATATCAGGCTGGTATTTCAAGGTTGGCTCCACATAGACTAGCGTCTACGCTTCAAAGCCTCCCAGCTATCCTACACAAATAGGTTCAAAGTTCAGTGCAAAGCTGTAGTAAAGGTTCACGGGGTCTTTCCGTCTAGCCGCGGGAACACAGCATCTTAACTGCGATTTCAATTTCACTGAGTCTCGGGTGGAGACAGCGTGGCCATCGTTACGCCATTCGTGCAGGTCGGAACTTACCCGACAAGGAATTTCGCTACCTTAGGACCGTTATAGTTACGGCCGCCGTTTACCGGGGCTTCGATCAAGAGCTTCTCCGAAGATAACCCCATCAATTAACCTTCCGGCACCGGGCAGGCGTCACACCCTATACGTCCACTTACGTGTTTGCAGAGTGCTATGTTTTTAATAAACAGTCGCAGCCACCTGGTCACTTCGACCACCAATAGCTTAGGGAGTAAATCCCATCACCATCAGCGGCGCACCTTCTCCCGAAGTTACGGTGCTATTTTGCCTAGTTCCTTCACCCGAGTTCTCTCAAGCGCCTTGGTATTCTCTACCTGATCACCTGTGTCGGTTTACAGTACGGTCGTCTGTTACCTGAAGCTTAGAAGATTTTCTTGGAAGCAGGGCATCAACCACTTCGCCCAAAAAAGGGCTCGTCGTCAGCTCTCAGCCTTAAGGGTCCGGATTTACCTAAACCCTCAGCCTACTACCTTAAACATGGACTACCAACGCCATGCTGGCCTAGCCTTCTCCGTCTCTCCATCGCAGTAACAGCCGGTGCACGAATATTAACGCGCTTCCCATCGACTACGCATTTCTGCCTCGCCTTAGGGGCCGACTAACCCTGTCCCGATTAGCGTTGGACAGGAAACCTTGATCTTCCGGCGTGGGGGTTTTTCACCCCCATTATCGTTACTCATGTCAGCATTCGCACTTCTGATACCTCCAGCATGCTTTACAACACACCTTCACAGGCTTACAGAACGCTCCCCTACCATGCCCTAAGGCATCCGCAGCTTCGGTTATCAATTTGAGCCCCGTTAAATCTTCCGCGCAGGCCGACTCGACTAGTGAGCTATTACGCTTTCTTTAAAGGATGGCTGCTTCTAAGCCAACCTCCTAGCTGTCTAAGCCTTCCCACATCGTTTCCCACTTAATCGATATTAGGGACCTTAGCTGGCGGTCTGGGTTGTTGCCCTCTTGACTACGGACGTTAGCACCCGCAGTCTGTCTGCCGTGATTGTACTCCTCGGTATTCGGAGTTTGCATGGGGTTGGTAAGTCGGGATGACCCCCTAGCCCAAACAGTGCTCTACCCCCGAGGGTAAGACACGACGCACTACCTAAATAGTTTTCGGGGAGAACCAGCTATCTCCGGGCTTGATTAGCCTTTCACTCCGATCCACAAGTCATCTCCTAACTTTTCAACGTTAGTGAGTTCGGTCCTCCAGTCAGTGTTACCTAACCTTCAACCTGCCCATGGATAGATCGCCCGGTTTCGGGTCTATTGCTTGCGACTCGACGCCCTATTAAGACTCGATTTCTCTACGGCTCCGCTATGCGCTTAACCTTGCCACAAACAATAAGTCGCTGACCCATTATACAAAAGGTACGCTGTCACTCCGAAGAGCTCCAACTGCTTGTATGCACACGGTTTCAGGATCTATTTCACTCCCCTCACAGGGGTTCTTTTCGCCTTTCCCTCACGGTACTGGTTCACTATCGGTCAGTTGGGAGTATTTAGCCTTAGAGGATGGTCCCCCTATCTTCAGTCAGGATGTCACGTGTCCCGACCTACTTAATATGGAATATAAAAAGCTTCGCGTACGGGGCTATCACCCTCTATTGCCGCACTTTCCAGAGCGTTCTGCTACTTCTTATATTCTCGGCTGCTCCCCTTTCGCTCGCCGCTACTAAGGGAATCTCGGTTGATTTCTTTTCCTCCGGGTACTTAGATGTTTCAGTTCCCCGGGTTCGCCTCTTACACCTATGTATTCAGTGCAAGATACCCGCAAGCGGGTGGGTTTCCCCATTCAGAAATGTTCGGATCAATGCTTGTGTGCCAGCTCCCCGAACCTTATCGCAGGCTCCTACGTCTTTCATCGCCTCCAACTGCCTAGGCATCCACCGTGTGCACTTATTCACTTGACCATATAACACAGATAACTGCCTATATCGCTTTACGAACAAGTTTTTGATGTCGACTTATTTACAATTCTCTCTGATATCCAATACGCTATCTGTAACTCCAAAAATTACCTGGCTATCAGGCAACTCTAAAACTAAAGCTACATTAGTCCGCGTCAAACACCAGTCGATAACTAAGTGTCTCTACACATTGTTTGAATGCTGTCGTAATAACAATTACACCGGATAAGCTACTTAATTAAACTCTCATACCCAGACTTTCATCTGAGTGTGAATTGTTGTAATCGCTTAAATGCAATGTTTTACAACTTCTTTCATTTCCTAATTTTTAAAGAACTTTCTGCGTAACAGCAGAAAAATGACTTCTATCGAAGAAAACATTTTTCTGTTTTCACACTTTGCTGCAGATAATGGTGGAGCTATGCGGGATCGAACCGCAGACCTCCTGCGTGCAAGGCAGGCGCTCTCCCAGCTGAGCTATAGCCCCATTATTGGTAGGCCTGGGCAGACTTGAACTGCCGACCTCACCCTTATCAGGGGTGCGCTCTAACCAGCTGAGCTACAGGCCTATCGTACCCTTGACTCAAAACGGATAAGCGACCGATAACCTCACCCACTCTTTATCGCCTCCGAAAAACCAGAAAGCGATAGGCTTTGAGCCTAACTGCAACAGTCATTTGATCAAGCAATGCGTGTGGGTACTTATGGGAGGTGCGTGTATATCGTTAAGGAGGTGATCCAGCCCCAGGTTCCCCTAGGGCTACCTTGTTACGACTTCACCCCAGTCATGAATCACACCGTGGTAACCGTCCTCCCGAAGGTTAGACTAGCTACTTCTGGTGCAACCCACTCCCATGGTGTGACGGGCGGTGTGTACAAGGCCCGGGAACGTATTCACCGTGACATTCTGATTCACGATTACTAGCGATTCCGACTTCATGGAGTCGAGTTGCAGACTCCAATCCGGACTACGAACTGTTTTATGGGATTAGCTCCACCTCGCGGCTTGGCAACCCTTTGTACAGCCCATTGTAGCACGTGTGTAGCCCAGGTCGTAAGGGCCATGATGACTTGACGTCGTCCCCACCTTCCTCCGGTTTGTCACCGGCAGTCTCCTTAGAGTTCCCACCATTACGTGCTGGCAACTAAGGACAAGGGTTGCGCTCGTTACGGGACTTAACCCAACATCTCACGACACGAGCTGACGACAGCCATGCAGCACCTGTCTCTAGATTCCCGAAGGCACCAAAGCATTTCTGCTAAGTTTCTAGGATGTCAAGACCTGGTAAGGTTCTTCGCGTTGCTTCGAATTAAACCACATGCTCCACCGCTTGTGCGGGCCCCCGTCAATTCATTTGAGTTTTAATCTTGCGACCGTACTCCCCAGGCGGTCTACTTATTGCGTTAGCTGCGCCACTAAGACCTCAAGGATCCCAACGGCTAGTAGACATCGTTTACAGCGTGGACTACCAGGGTATCTAATCCTGTTTGCTCCCCACGCTTTCGCACCTCAGTGTCAGTATCAGCCCAGACAGTCGCCTTCGCCACTGATGTTCCTTCAGATCTCTACGCATTTCACCGCTACACCTGAAATTCCACTGTCCTCTGCTGTACTCTAGTTACCCAGTTCTAAATGCAGTTCCAAGGTTGAGCCCTGGGCTTTCACATCTAGCTTAGATAACCACCTACGCGCGCTTTACGCCCAGTAATTCCGATTAACGCTTGCACCCTCCGTATTACCGCGGCTGCTGGCACGGAGTTAGCCGGTGCTTCTTCTGCGAGTAACGTCACAGATGTCGAGTATTAATCAACACCCTTTCCTCCTCGCTGAAAGTGCTTTACAACCCTAAGGCCTTCTTCACACACGCGGCATGGCTGCATCAGGCTTTCGCCCATTGTGCAATATTCCCCACTGCTGCCTCCCGTAGGAGTCTGGACCGTGTCTCAGTTCCAGTGTGGCTGATCATCCTCTCAGACCAGCTAGAGATCGTCGACTTGGTAGGCCTTTACCCCACCAACTATCTAATCTCACGCGGGCTCATCCAATAGCGAAAGGTCCGAAGATCCCCTCCTTTCCCCCGTAGGGCGTATGCGGTATTAGCAGTCGTTTCCGACTGTTGTCCCCCACTACTAGGTAGATTCCCACGCGTTACTCACCCGTCCGCCGCTCTACTCACCCGAAGGCTTTCACGCTCGACTTGCATGTGTTAGGCCTGCCGCCAGCGTTCAATCTGAGCCATGATCAAACTCTTCAGTTTAAAAGAGTCGAAATCCCAATGAAATAAGGACTTCTAATTTTGTCTCAGTCAAAAACTAACTTAACCATTAAATTACTAACGTAATGAATTGTTGAGTTACTCGTTTGCTGATAATGCTTCTCTTGCCATCTCATCCGAAGACTTAATGGCTGACACATCACCAACCCACAAGTACCCACACGCATTGCTTGATCGAATTTTTAAAGAGCGTCGCGGTTAGTGTCTTGCCCCAACCGCGGGATGCGCATTATACGCATTTGAAAGCGCGTTGCAATAACTATTTTTAAGAAATTTCAAAGCGATACAACAACTTAGAACACTTAAAAACCAAAGCCAGCAACTGACTTTCTTGACTGAAACCTAGTTGAGTTTCGCGTCAGGAGGCGCGCATTATACGCATCCCCCAACACCTTGCAACACTTAATCCAAAAGAATTACCTGCTGCCTTTTAACTCTTTTTTGCCCTCACATAGAGAGAAAAACTTACTTCAGAACAAATCTGAATCGAGATAAAATCGGCGTCCTTTCCGGCAACTTAACGTCGTCGCCATCTCAGGAGGCGCGCATTATGCTGATCCCTCCCGAAGCCGTCAACAACTTTCCTTAAGTTATTTCTGATCGATCAAAAACTCGACTCCAGAGTCAAAATATAGCCAACATTTGACTGCATCGCCAACAAATTTAAACGCCCTCTCCGCCACTTGCGTCTTCCTTTTGCTTTACCACGAAAACCTTTCCCCACAACCAAGCTAGCGGACCAGAGACTGCGTATACAAACGCCATTGCAAACAACACCTTCGGCGGATCGATAATCACCACAATAAACACCATTAAAGTGATAAACATCGCCACAAAAGGTACGCGACGATTTGCATCCAAACCTTTGAAGCTTTGATAGCGAAGATTGGAAACCATCATTAAACCTACAAATGCTGTAACCACGGCGGCAAATATCGACACCTGCAAGCTTAGCTCATAGCCACTCCCCAGCCACACCCCCGAAGCCAGCAGTGTCGCCGCAGGAGGGCTTGCAAGACCGGTAAAATAGCGGGAGTCTGTTTTACCGGCAAAGGTATTAAATCGGGCCAGGCGCAAAGCTGCGCAGGTCACAAAAACAAACGCTGCGGCCCATCCGAACTTACCCAGGGGCTCCAGTGCCCAGCTAAACATTACAATTGCCGGAGCCAGACCAAAAGACACCATATCCGACAAGCTGTCATATTCCGTGCCAAACGCACTGGTGGTATTAGTCATACGTGCTACACGGCCATCGAAGCCATCAAGTATTTGCGCAGCGAAGATCGCCATTGCCGCATTGGCGAAATTATCATTCATAGCGGAAACAATAGCGAAGAAACCTCCAAACAAGGCGCCAGTGGTGAACAGGTTGGGTAATAGGTACACACCTCTACGCCTTACTTTCTCACCATTTTCGGAAACCTCCTCTTCGTGCTCATCCACAGGAAGAACGTCCTGAACTTTCTGTGTGAGGTTCTCATTTTCGAATTGTTCGTCTTTACTGTTTGGCATGCGACTACCTTTGTTCATTGTTTGGATGCAGATAATAAACCTGAAAGCGCAGACGGCCAATGCATTAACTCGCACCACATACAAAAAAGCGCGGTCAAAACCGCGCTTTTGGTGTGTACTGATGAACTCAGCTTAGTTTTTACTCTTGTCGATAATTTTATTGGACTCGATCCACGGCATCATAGCGCGAAGCTTTCCGCCCACCTGCTCAATCGGGTGTGCGGCATTGTTACGACGGTAAGCGGTCATTGATGGGTAGCTGGTAGCGCCTTCACTAATAAACATCTTTGCGTACTCGCCATTCTGAATTCGCTTCAAAGCATTACGCATAGCGGCACGAGACTCTTCGTTAATGACTTCTGGGCCCGTTACATACTCGCCATACTCCGCATTATTGGAAATGGAGTAGTTCATATTGGCGATTCCCCCCTCATACATCAGGTCTACAATCAGTTTCAGCTCATGCAGACACTCGAAGTAAGCCATTTCTGGTGCATAACCGGCCTCAGTGAGAGTCTCGAAGCCCATTTTCACTAACTCTACCGCGCCACCACAAAGAACAGCCTGCTCACCAAAGAGGTCTGTTTCCGTCTCGTCCTTAAACGTCGTTTCGATAATCCCCGAGCGACCACCGCCCACGCCACAAGCATAGGAGAGCGCCAACTCTTTAGCTTTGCCAGAGGTATCCTGGAACACCGCAATCAAATCGGGAATACCACCACCTTTAACAAACTCTGAGCGAACCGTATGACCCGGCGCTTTAGGCGCAATCATAATTACATCTAGGTCTGCACGAGGAACAACCTGGTTGTAATGGATCGCGAAACCGTGGGCGAACGCCAGAGTGGCGCCCTTCTTCAAGTTTGGCTCAATTTCAACTTTGTATAGCTGGGACTGAAATTCGTCCGGCGTCAAAATCATTATCACGTCTGCAGCAGCAACTGCACTGGGTACGTCAGAAACTTTCAAGCCATGAGCTTCAGCCTTCGCAATAGAAGATGAGCCTGGGCGCAAGCCAACGGTTACATCTACGCCAGAGTCATTCAGGTTACAGGCATGAGCATGCCCCTGAGAACCGTAACCAATGATGGCTACCGTCTTACCTTGAATAATGGAAAGATCACAATCCTTATCGTAATAAACCTGCATGGCATTAACCTCGTGAAATATGGGATGAATGGTCGAACGACCAACTAATGGCGCGCAGTTTAGAGTATTGCTTGTATTACGTAAAATGATATATTTGCAATACATTATTGCGAAAAACGGAACATAGGCTAAATGTGGAAACCCATAAACTCCATCTCTTCGCTACCCTGGCCGAACTTCAACACTTTAACCGCGCGGCCGAACGCTGCCATGTCAGCCCCTCAACGCTGACTCGCACCATTCAAGCAATGGAACACGAGCTAAAGGTTAAGTTGTTTGAACGCGACAACCGCTCTGTGGAGTTAACGCCGCAAGGTAAGCTGTTTCTACGCTACGCACGTGAAATGCTGCAGCAATGGGAAACTATGCAGCAACGCATGCTGGCAGAAAGTGACTCCCTCAATGGTGCCATTAGCATCTATTGCTCTGTAACGGCCAGCTATAGCTTTTTATACGATATTCTCACCGATTTCCGACAACTCCATCCCGGTATCGAAATACGCTTGCATACCGGCGACCCGGCTGATGCGCTGGAACGCACCCTAGCGGGGCAAGAGGATATCGCCATCGCCGCCCGACCGGAAAGGCACCCAGCAGGATTGAGTTTTAAGAGTTTTGCCAAATCGCCTTTAGTTTTTATTGCCCCAACAGACGACAGTCTCTTCTCTGCAATTACAAGCAAATACCCAAAAGATTTCTGGCAGCACTTACCTCTCATTATTCCTGAAAGAGGTATCGCTCGCGAACGGCTAGATTCTTGGTTTCGAGGACAGCAGTTATCTCAAAAAATCTACGCACAGGTATCTGGTAACGAAGCGTTAGTCAGTATGGTCAGCCTGGGTTTTGGTGTAGGTCTGGTACCCAAAATAGTAGTGGATAACAGCCCACTGAAAGGCAAAGTAAAATTTTTTGATCAGCAAATCGAAATTGAAGCTTATGAAGTAGGTGTTTGCGTTTTGGAACGCAGACTAAAAAGCCCTCTGGTGAGGGCTTTTTGGGAGCAGATATAGCTCTAAATAGAGCTATTAAATATGCTTCTGTACAAATTCCACCATCGCTTCCACCGCTTTCACCCGGTTTGCGCCGTCAATCAACCCGTGGGTGTCATCTTCTGCTTTTATAAATTCTACAGCTTTACCCGCGCTTTCTAAGCGGGATCGCATGACTTTCGATTGTTTAATAGGTACAACCTTATCGCGCTCACCATGAATTAACAAAACAGGAGCTTTAAACGCCTCGGCATAATAAGCTGGTGATATTTCCCTAAGACTCTCTTTCGACACCTCTCCGTTAGCCATCGCTCTCTCCCAATAGCTAATAACCCAGGAATCACTACCGTGGTCACGTTTTTCCGTTTTCAACATCCTCGGCAAATCACTAACGCCATTAATAGAAACAATGCACTGGTATAAATCGGGCGTAAACGCGCCCCCCGCGAGCGCCGCATAACCACCGTAGCTCCAGCCAACGATACATACTCGCTCTGGGTCAATCATGCCGCGCTCAACCAAGTGTTTTACTCCATCGCTAATATCACTTTGCATTTTGCGGCCCCATTCACCGTAACCTGCACGCACAAATTCTCCGCCAAACCCATCTGACCCTCGAAACTGAGGCTGCACGACCAAGTAACCGCGACTGGCCAGCGCCTGAGCCAGAAAATCAAATCCAATACGGTCATAAGATTCGGGCCCACCGTGTGGCATGATCACTGCTGGCAGATTTTTGATTTCCGCTACTTTTGCGCTAGGAATCGTTAACAGCGTTGGAATAGTCAACCCATCTTCCGCCTTGTAGGCAAAGGTACCGATTGGCTGAACATCATCGGCTTTGATTCCCTGCAGGCTAGCGGCCACAAAGTTGATGCCTCCCTTCCTATCGGCGATAAAAAAGTCTCCCGCGTGCTGAGAGCCCTCGACCTTAATTACCACCTTATCCCAATTCGACGACCAGCTGTATAGCCATACACTGTGGTCTGAGAATCTGCGGGTTAAATCTTCGATAAACTGGTTCAACCCCTCGTCAAAAAAGTGGTAGCTCGGTGAAAATCCAGAATATCGCACACCGTAAACAATACGGTTAATATCTGTGTATAAGCGCTCAACATCCTTATCTGATCGCCCAAATTTAGTCGGCGTAATGCTGCCGTCTTCAAGCGACAACAAGTAATAACCCGTGCGGTCATTATTGCTGGCCTCCTCCAAAATTACCAGGTGATGCCCATCAGCGGTAACACCGGCAATGCTCGCGTTGACAATGTCCGTCTCCCGTTCAAAAATCACTTCCCATTTCTTGCCTTTTTTGGCTCGAACCTGATGGAGGTTCTTTCGGTTGTCGTACCGTTCTTCTGCAATGACTTCGCCATGAGTGTTGACAAAATAATCGATCGTATAGTTTCGCCCCTTTGCGACTTCCTTTAACTTCCTTGGTTTAGCCAGGTTCACTTTCATTAAAGCTTTCCGAGGGTTTTGAGTGTATTTGTCACCGACAAACGCTGGCATGTAAACATATTTGCCATCTGGTGAAACTCCAACGATATCCCCCAACCCGGTCTGACCGGTGTAAATATTTAGCCCCGGAGTGAGCAACTGATCAAGATCTCCGGTTATAACGTTAAAACGGTAAGCTGTGCTAACGTTGTGCGTTCCTCTAAAACCATCGATGCGGCGATACTTGGAAACAACAAAAATCAGATTAGTATCATCGACGAAGTACATATAGTGAGGATCAATACTGGCAATATCGATCGCTCGAAGCATTTTTTTGTCTTTAAGTGAATAGACAATTAAAAAATCTTTTTCGCCCTCAGCTCGGCGAAACGCCACTCGTTCGCCGCTAGCCGATATCACCATCATACTAACTGCTGGTAACTTTCCATACTCGGCAATGGTTGGTAGTGCATGCGAGGGGAATACGTATAGCAACAAAAATGCAAAGACTATAGCTACCCCAAATTTCAAGTACGACATGAGCCATTCCTTTTCTATTTATTGTGTATTAAAAAAGGCAGGAACGTACAACCCCTTACCCTTTACTGCTCGTTATTAAACTTTATATGTGCTTGCCAACAAAATCGACAACAGCCTCCAACACCTCCCGGCGAGCCTCACCTGAATCGATGTGGTGGCCTTCACCTTTCAGCTTTATAAATTCAACCTGCTTACCCGCTTTTTTTAACTTAGAGCGCATACGCTTCGATTGATCAATAGGCACAACGGTATCGCGGTCACCATGTATTAAAAGCACTGGAGCAGAAAATGACTCTGCAGAATACACCGGCGACACGGTTTTTAAACGCTCTTTTTTGACATCTCCGCGCGCCATGGCTCTTTCCCAATAGGACACAACCCAATGGTCATTCCCTAGATCACGTTTTTCCATGTCCAACATTTTTGGCAAATCGCTCACGCCGTTTAACGATACCACGCACTTGTACAAATCGGGCGTAAACGCCGCGCCCGAAAGAGCTGCGTATCCACCATAACTTCCGCCGACAATACAAATACGCTCTGGATCGACGATACCTTTTTTTACAAGAAAGTTAACACCATCGGTTATATCACTCTGCATCTTTCCGCCCCACTCTCCGTGGCCCGCACGAAAAAACTCGCCGCCAAAGCCTTTGGATCCACGAAACTGCGGCTGAACAACCAAATAACCTTGACTGGCCAATGATTGCGCCAGCCAATCAAATTCAATACGATCATAATACGCAGGGCCACCATGCGGAAAAATAACTGTTGGTAGCTTTTTAAGGTCCCCAACTTTATTTTTTGGAATGGTGAGCAATGCCGGTATTTTCAAACCATCCATTGCGGAGTATCTTACTTTACCAATAGGATTCAGATCGTCCGCCGTTATATTTTCTCGGCGAGTCGCTAAAAATTGAAATTTTAGATCTCTATCAACCAAATAGTAATCACCTGGATGATCCGACCCTTCAACTAATACAATAACCTTCCCCCAATCGTCAGACCAACTATTTAGCCGTACCGACTGTTGGGGAAAACTTTTCACGATCTGCTCAACAAAGCTGTTAACCTCCTCGTCGAAAAATTGATAGGAAGGATTAAACCCTGAATAACGAACACCATAGGCTTCTCGGTTAACATCTACTATAACGTCTTCTATATCCTTATCCTCTCGCCCGAATCCCGTTTCCGAAATCGAGCC
Coding sequences within:
- the pssA gene encoding CDP-diacylglycerol--serine O-phosphatidyltransferase encodes the protein MPNSKDEQFENENLTQKVQDVLPVDEHEEEVSENGEKVRRRGVYLLPNLFTTGALFGGFFAIVSAMNDNFANAAMAIFAAQILDGFDGRVARMTNTTSAFGTEYDSLSDMVSFGLAPAIVMFSWALEPLGKFGWAAAFVFVTCAALRLARFNTFAGKTDSRYFTGLASPPAATLLASGVWLGSGYELSLQVSIFAAVVTAFVGLMMVSNLRYQSFKGLDANRRVPFVAMFITLMVFIVVIIDPPKVLFAMAFVYAVSGPLAWLWGKVFVVKQKEDASGGEGV
- a CDS encoding alpha/beta hydrolase family protein, with protein sequence MSYLKFGVAIVFAFLLLYVFPSHALPTIAEYGKLPAVSMMVISASGERVAFRRAEGEKDFLIVYSLKDKKMLRAIDIASIDPHYMYFVDDTNLIFVVSKYRRIDGFRGTHNVSTAYRFNVITGDLDQLLTPGLNIYTGQTGLGDIVGVSPDGKYVYMPAFVGDKYTQNPRKALMKVNLAKPRKLKEVAKGRNYTIDYFVNTHGEVIAEERYDNRKNLHQVRAKKGKKWEVIFERETDIVNASIAGVTADGHHLVILEEASNNDRTGYYLLSLEDGSITPTKFGRSDKDVERLYTDINRIVYGVRYSGFSPSYHFFDEGLNQFIEDLTRRFSDHSVWLYSWSSNWDKVVIKVEGSQHAGDFFIADRKGGINFVAASLQGIKADDVQPIGTFAYKAEDGLTIPTLLTIPSAKVAEIKNLPAVIMPHGGPESYDRIGFDFLAQALASRGYLVVQPQFRGSDGFGGEFVRAGYGEWGRKMQSDISDGVKHLVERGMIDPERVCIVGWSYGGYAALAGGAFTPDLYQCIVSINGVSDLPRMLKTEKRDHGSDSWVISYWERAMANGEVSKESLREISPAYYAEAFKAPVLLIHGERDKVVPIKQSKVMRSRLESAGKAVEFIKAEDDTHGLIDGANRVKAVEAMVEFVQKHI
- the ilvC gene encoding ketol-acid reductoisomerase; the protein is MQVYYDKDCDLSIIQGKTVAIIGYGSQGHAHACNLNDSGVDVTVGLRPGSSSIAKAEAHGLKVSDVPSAVAAADVIMILTPDEFQSQLYKVEIEPNLKKGATLAFAHGFAIHYNQVVPRADLDVIMIAPKAPGHTVRSEFVKGGGIPDLIAVFQDTSGKAKELALSYACGVGGGRSGIIETTFKDETETDLFGEQAVLCGGAVELVKMGFETLTEAGYAPEMAYFECLHELKLIVDLMYEGGIANMNYSISNNAEYGEYVTGPEVINEESRAAMRNALKRIQNGEYAKMFISEGATSYPSMTAYRRNNAAHPIEQVGGKLRAMMPWIESNKIIDKSKN
- the ilvY gene encoding HTH-type transcriptional activator IlvY, giving the protein METHKLHLFATLAELQHFNRAAERCHVSPSTLTRTIQAMEHELKVKLFERDNRSVELTPQGKLFLRYAREMLQQWETMQQRMLAESDSLNGAISIYCSVTASYSFLYDILTDFRQLHPGIEIRLHTGDPADALERTLAGQEDIAIAARPERHPAGLSFKSFAKSPLVFIAPTDDSLFSAITSKYPKDFWQHLPLIIPERGIARERLDSWFRGQQLSQKIYAQVSGNEALVSMVSLGFGVGLVPKIVVDNSPLKGKVKFFDQQIEIEAYEVGVCVLERRLKSPLVRAFWEQI
- a CDS encoding alpha/beta hydrolase family protein, which translates into the protein MLFIRLGTSFALFFVVLFSQNSTAVPSLADYAATPNTSMMAMSPSGELIAYRKNRGEKDFLVVYSLKDKKQLHVVDVSEIDPRYIYFFSETQLILVASEFKRMHLYIRNFDVSTAFLFDMTKGSIAQLLKPGHKIHKYQSGLGSIVGITPDAKYAFMPAFVAEPGTDNRAVYSLAKVNLENPEKLQIFEYGKEGVRDYFVNLSGELIAQERYSNKRNLYQVLVPKGGAWAVIYEQNMEVIDLSVVGVVEGGESLVLLREGKDSDRMDYFTLSLMDGSISETGFGREDKDIEDVIVDVNREAYGVRYSGFNPSYQFFDEEVNSFVEQIVKSFPQQSVRLNSWSDDWGKVIVLVEGSDHPGDYYLVDRDLKFQFLATRRENITADDLNPIGKVRYSAMDGLKIPALLTIPKNKVGDLKKLPTVIFPHGGPAYYDRIEFDWLAQSLASQGYLVVQPQFRGSKGFGGEFFRAGHGEWGGKMQSDITDGVNFLVKKGIVDPERICIVGGSYGGYAALSGAAFTPDLYKCVVSLNGVSDLPKMLDMEKRDLGNDHWVVSYWERAMARGDVKKERLKTVSPVYSAESFSAPVLLIHGDRDTVVPIDQSKRMRSKLKKAGKQVEFIKLKGEGHHIDSGEARREVLEAVVDFVGKHI